The region GGTTGCCAAAAGATTTACCTTTCAAAAAGATGCCATGTTACCTTCCTATCCTTCATTTATTCATTTGAGAAAATATGAATTGATGGCGCTTCAAAACGAGTTTTTATTGGGGGGAATAAAAAAAATAAGGAAACTGGGACACACGATGGAATTTGAGCAGATCAAAGAATATGTTCCCGGAGATGATGTAAGAACCATTAACTGGAAAGCCACTTCCAAAGCCAATCGATTGATGGTAAATCAGTTTCAGGACGAAAAGGCACAGCGTATTTTTATGCTGATCGATAAAGGAAGAACGATGAAAATGCCATTTAACGGATTAAGCCTTTTGGATTATTCTATCAATGCAACGATGGCTTTATCTCATATTATCCTGAAAAAAGGAGACCGTGCAGGAATGATGACTTTTTCTAAAAAGACTGAAAACAGGGTTGCCGCAGATAATAAATCCGGACAGCTCAAGAAAATTTCTGAAGCTCTATATAACGTTAAAACAGATTTTTTTGAAAGCGATTTCAACAGGCTGTATCAAGATGTAAAGTTTTCTCTTAACCAAAGAAGTTTAGTGTTACTGTTTACCAATTTTGAAACATTGGATGGACTCAACAGGCAGCTGAAATATCTTCGTGGGATTGCTAAAAACCATTTGCTAGTTGTTGTTTTCTTTAAAAATTCAGAAATACAGACATTGATGCATAAAAACCCTGAAAATATGCAGGAGATCTATGATGAAATTGTTGCTGAGAAATTTGAGTTCGAGAAAAAATTAATTATTCAGGAGCTCAGAAAATATGGGATTTACTCAGTATATACGCTTCCCGAAAACTTAAATATCGATGTGATCAATAAGTATCTTGAGATAAAAGCGAGAGGGATTTTGTAAATTTAAAGTGTTGTTTTTAAATTAATTTCAAATTAAAATAAATGAAACAATATTGTCTTTTCGTATTTATTTTTTTAATGCATAGCTGTGATTCTAAATCTCAAAGTAACATCTCTAAAATAGAGAATGAAACTTTTATAAAGAATCATAGAACAAATCTTAATGGAAAACAAATCGTAGAAGAATTGGATAAACTGAATTTCTTTAACTTAACACAGGAATCTGAGGTGGATGAAGAGAAAAGGGTATTAGAAGAGTCTTACAATGAACATAATTTCTTTGAAGGGGATTTACGTGGGGAAACATTGAACTTTGTGGATAATCGTTTTTATTTTGTTGATGGTGAAGAACTTTTTGAAATCGGAGGATTAGTTAATTATTTAAAAATAGTAAAGCCCGTTTTTGAAAAATTAGGTTTAGAACTAAATTATTCTAATGGAAAAAGCATTCAAACAGACAAATATTGGAAACATACAATTAAACTTAACGGAAGGGAATATATTGCATTTGAAAGTAATTTTGGGAAATTAGATTGGGGAATTGCTTACGTGAATTTTATAAAGATGTTAAATTCTGAATTATCGGCTCAAAAAAGCGAAGAAAGATTTTATCCAATATCATGTAAAAATGACGGAAGAATTGTTTTATTAACACCAAAACAATTTGAATTTGTAAAAAAACATTATCCAAATGATGAAGAGCACCCACAAGAAATAGAAATTTGGAAAAAAGAAAATAATATTAAATAAGCAATGAAAATAACACTTAACAGAATCAACGACGATTTTTTATTTGAATGTACCAACTCACAGGGGAATTCAATTTTACTGGATAATACTTCTCAGCCCGGAGCAAAAGGAGTTTCTCCTATGGAAAGTGTTTTGATGGCCGTTGCTGGATGTAGCGGAATTGACGTAGTTTCTATCCTGAAAAAACAAAGACAGGAAATTACTGGTTTTAAAGCTGAGGTTGAAGGAGAGCGTGTTCCTGTTGAAGACGCAAAACCATTCAAAGCGATTAAAGTGAAATTTTTATTAGAGGGAAATATTGATCCTAAAAAAGCATTGAAGGCAGCGCAATTATCTTTCGAAAAATACTGCTCTGTTTCTAAAACCTTAGAACCTAATGTAGAAATAGGATATGAAGTTTTTGTAAACGGCGAGCAGGTTACTAATTAGAAGATTATTAATATTTTAGGGTATTAGAATTTGAACATTATGTTCGGTTCTAATACCCTTATTTATTTACATTAATCTCGGTTTCAATAATTTCGCAACTGTTGCAGTCCACCCTGTCTGATGTGATGCACCTACACCACGGCCATTATCACCATGGAAATATTCAAAAAAGGTGATATAATCTCTGAAGTTTTCGTCAAAATTAAACTTCGCATTTCCTCCATTGAAAGGACGCTGTCCGCTACTATCCTTTAAGAAAATAGAACATAATCTGTGGCTTATATTCTGGGCAACTTCATCAAGATTCCTTTTGTCTCCGCTTCCGGTCGGAAGTTCTACTTTGAGGCTGTTTCCGTAATAATAATGAAAACGCTGTAAACTTTCCACAATCAGGAAATTGATAGGAAACCATATCGGACCTCTCCAGTTGCTGTTTCCGCCAAACATTCTGCTGTCACTTTCTGCAGGCGTATAATAGACTACATTTTCAACACCATGTACCGAGAAAACAAATGGATTTTCTTCATATACTTTCGACATGGCACGAATTCCATACGTACTTAAAAATTCCTTTTCGTCAAGCATTCTTGTTAAAACCTTTGACAATCTGTTTTTACGGAGAATACTCATGAGGTGTTTTCTTCCCTGTCCTTCCTCGTCCCAGTGGGAAACAAGCTTGGTCAGTTCAGGCTTATTTTTTAGGATCCAATCCATTCTCGCGGTGAAGTTGGGCATATTTTCCAGTAATTTATGATCAACAATTTCTACCGCAAACAATGGAATCAATCCCACAATACTTCTTAATCTTAAAGAAACACTGTCACCATTTCCAAGCTGAAGAACGTCATAGAAGAAACCGTCTTCTTCATTCCAGAGACCTTTTGTTCCTTCACCCAGATTTTCCATCGCTTCAGCAATATAAAGATAGTGCTCAAAGAATTTGATGGCCATATCTTCGTACACCTGGTAATACTGAGCGAGTTCCATAGCAATTCGCATCATGTTTAAAGCGTACATTGCCATCCAGCTTGTTCCATCGGCTTGCTCCAGATGTTGTCCGTCTTTTAAAACCATATTACGGTCAAAAGCACCAATATTATCCAAGCCCAGAAAACCTCCTCCGAAAATATTTTTACCGTTTTTATCTTTTCTATTCACCCACCATGTGAAATTCAGAAGAAGTTTCTGGAAAACTTTTTCCAAGAATAAAAGGTCGGGTTTTCCATTTTGCTTTTCATCAATTTTAAAAACACGGAAACAAGACCATGCATGAACAGGTGGGTTTACGTCACTTAAATTCCATTCATAAGCAGGAAGCTGTCCGTTCGGATGCATATACCATTCCTTCGTCAGCAAAAGAAGCTGCCCTTTTGCAAATTCGGCATCAATAATGGAAAAAGGAACACAGTGAAATGCCAGATCCCAAGTTGCATACCATGGATATTCCCACTTATCGGGCATAGAAATAATGTCCTTATTATGCATGTGATTCCATTCCGTGTTTCTTACATAATTGCTGAAATCTCTCGGAGCATCAAAATTAGGATCGCCTTTCAGCCATTTCCCGACATTGTAATGATAAAACTGTTTGTTCCAGAGCAGACCTGCAAAAGCCTGTCTCTGTACATTTTTTTCATCATCATCTACAACATCGCTCTGAATTTCATCATAAAATTCATTGGCTTCATCTACTCTCTGGGCAAATATTTCATCAAATCGGTCAAAAGGTTCGTCCAGGTTATTTGGTGAGAGTCTGAAATCAAAAGTTTTAGAGGCTCCAGCTTCAATCGTTTCATCGAGTAGGAATGAAGCTTTCGTTCCTGTTTTTTCAGGATTTACAGTATTGCTGCCATAGACGATATGATCGTTAATTCCATCTTTGAAATAAGTATTTCCGGGATAAGGTGCTCCATATAATTTCGGATTGTTGGTTTCGTTTTCACAAAACACGCTTTGCACATTATTGTTTCTTGAATAAAACTTTTTAATGGAAATACTGTCATGATTGATACTGATACTTCCGTCATTCGCTGCATTTAATTGAGCTTTATAGGTGTTGTATCCCCATTTCCAGTTATTTCTGAACCAGACTGTTGGCGCAATGACGATCGGAGCGCTGATCTCACTTCTGTTACAAACCGTGATTCTTACTAAAATATCATTATGATCCGCTTTGGCATATTCAATGAAGATATCGAAGTATTCATCCTTATCGAAAATTCCGGTATCAATAATTTCGTATTCAGTTTCCTTTTTGCTTCTCTTAGCATTCTCTGAACGGATTTTATCATACGGAAAGGCATTGATAGGATATTTATACACCATCTTCATATAGCTGTGAGTAGGTGTATTATCCAGATAATAAAAAATTTCTTTGATATCTTCCCCGTGATTTCCTTCAGGATTGCTCAATCCGAAAAGACGTTCTTTTACGATTCGGTCTTTTTTGTTCCAGAAAGAAAAGGCAAAACAGAAAAGCTGCTTTACATCAGAGATTCCGGCAATTCCTTCCTCTCCCCAACGGTACGCATAACTTTCTGCAGCGTCATGATTGGCGAAATTCCATGCATCACCGTTGGAGCTGTAGTCTTCACGTACATTTCCCCATTGTCGGTTGCTTACATAGGGACCCCAGTTTTTCCAGTTGGTATCTTTTAATCTTTGTTTTTCAGCAATCATACTCAGCATTTTTCAATACGAAGGTAGTTTTTTTGAGAAAAAATTCCAACATCCGGAATCTGAATAAAATTTAATATTCACAGGTAAGCCTTTATTTAATGAGGTTTCTAAGCTTTAAAATAATTTATTTTAATATATAAAAGAAATGTTATACCTTTGCACCATTCGTTCATTCAAATATTGAAAATGTTATCAAGAAAGGTTGAGGGATTAGACCCTGTGAAACCTTAGCAACCCTTTGTGAAAGCAAAGAAGGTGCTACGTTCTACCAAATTTATTTTTGGACAGATAACTTACTGAAGTTCTTTTCAGCCATTTCCTGTGGCATTTTCAATTGTATTAAATTTAATAGAATTGAAAACAGAACTAAACTATATTGATCTTTCGTACCGTACAAATTCCAATAAGGAATGCAATATCCCGTTGAGCTACCAGCTTTTCGGAAAAGACTTGTTTTCAGCACCGATCATTTTAGTTAATCACGCTTTAACCGGAAATTCCAATGTTTCAGGCGAAAAAGGATGGTGGAAACAATTGATTGGAGAAGGTCAGGTCATTGATACGAATATCTATACAGTTCTGTGTTTCAATATTCCCGGAAACGGTTACGATGATTTTTTTATTGATGAATACGAAGATTTCACGCCTTCAGATATTGCCAATATCTTTTTAAAAGGTCTTGAAGTATTACATATTAAAAGTGTATACGCCATTATTGGAGGTTCTTTGGGAGGAGGAATCGGTTGGGAAATGCTGGTGAAAAATCCACACTTGGCCGAAATTTTTATTCCTATTGCCTGCGATTTTAAAACCCATGACTGGCTTCACGCACAATGTCTTGTTCAGAAATTCTTATTAAATCAGAATGATGAGCCTTTACAGAAAGCTAGAATTCATGCCATGCTTTGTTACAGAACACCAGAATCTTTAAATGACAGATTTCAAAACAAATATAATCAGGAAAAACAGCGATTAGAGTCAGAAGACTGGCTCATTTATCATGGGAATTCATTAAACGGAAGATTTAGTTTAAAATCATATAAGCTGATGAACCATTTACTGATGAATATTAATGCTGATGAACAGAAACTGGAAAAAATAGAAGCACGAATACACCTGATCTCAGTAGATACAGATTTGTTTTTTCCGGCATCAGAGATTCGAATGTGCTTTGAAAAGCTGAAAACAAAAAAGGAAAATGTTTTCTATCACGAGATACAATCAATTCATGGGCACGATGCCTTTTTAATGGAGTATAAACAACTAAATAATATAATAAAACCTATTCTGAAAATATGACAACATCAGATATTATAAACATCTATCGAAACAAAGCATTGGTAAATTTTGAGGGAAAAGACTTCCTTGGACAGATTGGGGTAGATTCCAGAATTTTCCGAGTACTAAATGATGCAGGGATAAGTGTAGGAGTGATTTCTCAACAGGCGATTGAGAACGGAATTTCTGTTTTGGTAGATGAAAATGATGCGGAAGATGCAGTACGTGTTCTTACTGAAGAATTTAAAAATGAAAAAGCAAAAGGAGCGGTAAGTAATATCTACAATATCAACAATGTAGCGGTGATCGGATTTGTATCTGAAAATTACAATAAAATCCTTTCCGAACTTCAAAGAAACAAGATCTTCCCCTTGCTGTTGAATCAAATCGCATCGGCAGGAAGAGTAAATATAGTGGTGACGGATAACCAAACGGAGATTACAAAAAATATCATAGAAACGGAGATCTATGGAAAACCGAAAGTGGTACATTTAGCTTTAATCGGGCACGGAAATGTAGGAGGGACTTTGGTAGAGCAGATCTTAGATTCTTCACATGATATTTTAACTAGAAAAAGATTACAGCTTAAAATCGTTGCCATTGCCAATTCCAAAAAAATGGCTTTAAACAAAGGTGGTTTTGGAAGCGACTGGAGACAGAAAGTAAATTATTCCCAAACGGAATCTAGCGTAGAAGGACTCATCAATTATGCGAAAGAACACCATCTGGAAAATCTGGTGATGGTAGATAATACGGCCAGTAAAGACTTTGTAAAACATTACGATGTGTTTGTAGATAATGGTTTTGATATTGTTTCCTCCAATAAAATCTACAATACACTTCCTATCGCAAACTATAGAAGTTTAAGAAAAGCATTGGAGAAAAATAAAAAACAGTACCTGTACGAAACCAATGTTGGAGCTGGCTTGCCATTAATTGATACGATAAAATTATTACACCTTTCAGGAGAAAATATTACAAGAATTAAAGGCGTTTTCTCAGGAACACTGAGCTATGTTTTCAATAATTTTTCTTTAAGAAACGATAAATTTTCAACCATTATCAATGAAGCACTGGAGAAAGGGTACACTGAACCGGATCCGAGAGAAGATCTGTCTGGAAATGATGTAGCGAGAAAACTATTGATTTTGGCAAGAGAATTAGATCTGATCAACGAATTTGAAGATATCAATATTCAAAATTTGGTTCCTGAAAGCCTGCTTTCAGTTTCAAAATCGGAATTCCTTTCAAGATTGGAAGAACTGGATGAAGAATACCAGAAAATTAAAGATAATCAGGAATCGGGCCATGTGTTGAGATACGTTGGAGATTTACACGGAGACTTGCAAAAAGAAAAAGGAGAGCTTGACGTAAAATTGGTTTCTGTGCCTGCAACTTCTGCTTTAGGACAGCTGAAAGGTTCAGATTCAATCTTCGAAATTTATACCGAAAGCTATGGTGAAAACCCAATTGTCATCATGGGAGCCGGAGCCGGAGCAAAAGTAACGGCAAGAGGAGTTTTCGGAGACATTTTAAGACTAAGTGAAAAAAAATAAATTAATATAACAATTTAATAATGTTGCAGTTGATCAATATTTTTTATCATTGTCATGCTGAGCTTGTCGAAGCATCTCATTATTATATTGCTACACTCATCATTACTACAATTTAAAACTTTATGGAAAATTTTGAAACCTTCGCAATAAGAACCCAAACTGAAAGAACTCAGTTTGACGAACATTCAACACCTTTATATCTTACGTCCAGCTTTATTTTTAAGGATGCGGAAGATATGAGAGCGAGCTTTGCAGAAGAAAAACCAAAAAACCTTTACAGCCGGTTTTCAAATCCGAATGTAACGGAATTCACAGATAAAATTGCCAAAATGGAAGGTGCAGAAGCAGGATATGCTTTCGCAACTGGAATGGCAGCTATTTATTCAACTTTTGCTACTTTGTTAAATGCAGGAGATCATATTGTAAGCTGCCAGTCGGTTTTTGGTTCGACACACACTTTGTTCACCAAATATTTCCCAAAATGGAATATCGAAACAACATACTTCAAAGCAGAAGATGCTGAAAACGTAGAAAAATATATTCAGCCGAATACTAAAATTTTATATCTGGAAACACCAACCAATCCTGCAATAGAGGTATTGGATTTAGAATTTTTCGGACAGATTGCCAAGAAGCACAATTTAATTTTCATTGTAGATAACTGTTTTGCAACTCCTTATTTGCAACAGCCGATCAAATACGGTGCAGATATCGTGGTTCATTCCGCTACAAAATTAATTGACGGACAAGGTCGTGTTTTGGGTGGAGTAGCAGTGGGAAGAGAAGATTTGATTCGAGAAATTTACCTTTTCGCAAGAAATACAGGACCAGCAATGTCACCTTTCAATGCATGGGTGTTGTCAAAAAGTTTAGAAATATTAGCAATCCGTGTTGAAAAACATTGCGAAAATGCTTTAAAAGTGGCTGAATTTTTAGAAAGCCATCCGAATGTGGAACTGGTAAAATATCCTTTCCTTCCTTCTCATCCAAGCTATGAAATTGCTAAAAAGCAAATGAAATTAGGTGGAAACATCGTAGCATTTGAAATCAAAGGAGGAATTGAAGGCGGAAGAAACTTTTTAGACAACATCAAAATGTGTTCACTCTCCGCAAATCTTGGAGATACAAGAACGATTGTTACGCATCCTGCTTCTACAACGCATTCTAAACTGTCAGATGAAGAAAGAAATGAGGTTGGAATTACGGCAGGTTTGGTTCGTTGTTCAGTAGGGTTGGAAAATGTGGATGATATTATTGCGGATTTGAAGCAGGCGCTTGGATAATTCAATAGGAGCGGGCTTTAGCCCGTTTTAAAATAATAAAATACAAAATGGCTTTAGCCGAAACATACAATGAAAAATTCAGAACAACTATACAAAGCATTATCCGAGAGAATTTTAATTCTCGACGGAGCCATGGGAACCATGCTTCAGCGATATAAATTCGAGGAAGAAGATTATCGTGGTGAACGTTTCAAAGATTGGGAACATCCGGTAAAAGGAAACAATGATTTGTTGTCATTAACGCAGCCTCAGGCGATTGAAGAGGTTCACAGAAAATACTTGGAAGCAGGAGCAGATATTCTTGAAACCAATACCTTTTCAGGAACAACGATTGCGATGGCAGATTACCACATGGAAGATTTAGTGTATGAATTGAACTATGAATCTGCAAAAATTGCGAGAAAAGTTTGTGATGAATTCACATTGCAAAATCCTGATAAACCAAGATTTGTAGCAGGTTCTATTGGTCCGACTAACAGAACAGCAAGCTTAAGTCCGGATGTAAACGATCCGGGTTACAGAGCCATTACATTTGAAGAACTGAGAGTGGCTTACAAACAGCAATGTGAAGCTTTATTAGATGGCGGATCAGATATTCTTTTAGTAGAAACCATTTTTGATACCTTAAATGCAAAAGCAGCATTGTTTGCGATTGATGAAATTCAGGACGAAAGAGGAATCAAAATTCCAATCATGGTTTCAGGAACCATTACCGATGCTTCAGGAAGAACATTGAGCGGACAAACCGCAGAAGCATTTTTAATCTCTGTTTCCCATTTGAATTTATTAAGCGTCGGTTTCAACTGCGCTT is a window of Candidatus Chryseobacterium colombiense DNA encoding:
- a CDS encoding glucosidase → MIAEKQRLKDTNWKNWGPYVSNRQWGNVREDYSSNGDAWNFANHDAAESYAYRWGEEGIAGISDVKQLFCFAFSFWNKKDRIVKERLFGLSNPEGNHGEDIKEIFYYLDNTPTHSYMKMVYKYPINAFPYDKIRSENAKRSKKETEYEIIDTGIFDKDEYFDIFIEYAKADHNDILVRITVCNRSEISAPIVIAPTVWFRNNWKWGYNTYKAQLNAANDGSISINHDSISIKKFYSRNNNVQSVFCENETNNPKLYGAPYPGNTYFKDGINDHIVYGSNTVNPEKTGTKASFLLDETIEAGASKTFDFRLSPNNLDEPFDRFDEIFAQRVDEANEFYDEIQSDVVDDDEKNVQRQAFAGLLWNKQFYHYNVGKWLKGDPNFDAPRDFSNYVRNTEWNHMHNKDIISMPDKWEYPWYATWDLAFHCVPFSIIDAEFAKGQLLLLTKEWYMHPNGQLPAYEWNLSDVNPPVHAWSCFRVFKIDEKQNGKPDLLFLEKVFQKLLLNFTWWVNRKDKNGKNIFGGGFLGLDNIGAFDRNMVLKDGQHLEQADGTSWMAMYALNMMRIAMELAQYYQVYEDMAIKFFEHYLYIAEAMENLGEGTKGLWNEEDGFFYDVLQLGNGDSVSLRLRSIVGLIPLFAVEIVDHKLLENMPNFTARMDWILKNKPELTKLVSHWDEEGQGRKHLMSILRKNRLSKVLTRMLDEKEFLSTYGIRAMSKVYEENPFVFSVHGVENVVYYTPAESDSRMFGGNSNWRGPIWFPINFLIVESLQRFHYYYGNSLKVELPTGSGDKRNLDEVAQNISHRLCSIFLKDSSGQRPFNGGNAKFNFDENFRDYITFFEYFHGDNGRGVGASHQTGWTATVAKLLKPRLM
- a CDS encoding OsmC family protein, with product MKITLNRINDDFLFECTNSQGNSILLDNTSQPGAKGVSPMESVLMAVAGCSGIDVVSILKKQRQEITGFKAEVEGERVPVEDAKPFKAIKVKFLLEGNIDPKKALKAAQLSFEKYCSVSKTLEPNVEIGYEVFVNGEQVTN
- a CDS encoding homocysteine S-methyltransferase family protein is translated as MKNSEQLYKALSERILILDGAMGTMLQRYKFEEEDYRGERFKDWEHPVKGNNDLLSLTQPQAIEEVHRKYLEAGADILETNTFSGTTIAMADYHMEDLVYELNYESAKIARKVCDEFTLQNPDKPRFVAGSIGPTNRTASLSPDVNDPGYRAITFEELRVAYKQQCEALLDGGSDILLVETIFDTLNAKAALFAIDEIQDERGIKIPIMVSGTITDASGRTLSGQTAEAFLISVSHLNLLSVGFNCALGANQLTPYLETLAHNSEFNVSAYPNAGLPNAFGKYDETPEDMAGQIKEYVEKGLINIIGGCCGTTPDHIKAIADLVEKYEPRKVSVTI
- a CDS encoding DUF58 domain-containing protein, with amino-acid sequence MKNLYINTRFFFALIGVGIIYVFAFFFPFLIMVAHALLLIIFLAVMVDYLFVFNRKEGVQSQRILPEKLSNGDENPVKVDIKNNYGFKIHVKVIDEIPFQFQKRDFMIEKSIEAGRNSFFEYILEPKERGEYSFGALNIFVSSPLGLVAKRFTFQKDAMLPSYPSFIHLRKYELMALQNEFLLGGIKKIRKLGHTMEFEQIKEYVPGDDVRTINWKATSKANRLMVNQFQDEKAQRIFMLIDKGRTMKMPFNGLSLLDYSINATMALSHIILKKGDRAGMMTFSKKTENRVAADNKSGQLKKISEALYNVKTDFFESDFNRLYQDVKFSLNQRSLVLLFTNFETLDGLNRQLKYLRGIAKNHLLVVVFFKNSEIQTLMHKNPENMQEIYDEIVAEKFEFEKKLIIQELRKYGIYSVYTLPENLNIDVINKYLEIKARGIL
- a CDS encoding O-succinylhomoserine sulfhydrylase, with protein sequence MENFETFAIRTQTERTQFDEHSTPLYLTSSFIFKDAEDMRASFAEEKPKNLYSRFSNPNVTEFTDKIAKMEGAEAGYAFATGMAAIYSTFATLLNAGDHIVSCQSVFGSTHTLFTKYFPKWNIETTYFKAEDAENVEKYIQPNTKILYLETPTNPAIEVLDLEFFGQIAKKHNLIFIVDNCFATPYLQQPIKYGADIVVHSATKLIDGQGRVLGGVAVGREDLIREIYLFARNTGPAMSPFNAWVLSKSLEILAIRVEKHCENALKVAEFLESHPNVELVKYPFLPSHPSYEIAKKQMKLGGNIVAFEIKGGIEGGRNFLDNIKMCSLSANLGDTRTIVTHPASTTHSKLSDEERNEVGITAGLVRCSVGLENVDDIIADLKQALG